In Tachysurus fulvidraco isolate hzauxx_2018 chromosome 1, HZAU_PFXX_2.0, whole genome shotgun sequence, a single window of DNA contains:
- the LOC125138389 gene encoding deoxynucleoside triphosphate triphosphohydrolase SAMHD1-like: protein MSQGYQVFNDPIHGHIKLQPLLVKIIDTPQFQRLRYIKQLGGAYFVFPGASHNRFEHSVGVGYLAGCLIKTLSEKQPELGITEEDILCVQIAGLCHDLGHGPFSHLFDRMFIPRVRPELKWEHEIASVKMFEHLVKENNLEDMMMKDYGLSNKDLEFIKEQIAGPLKPSAQNKWPYSGRPEEKSFLYEIVANKRTGIDVDKWDYFARDSYHLGLKNIPDYQRFLKMARVCEVNGKKIICARDKEVHDLYDMFHTRHSLHRRAYQHKVTKIIEEMITEALVKADPYILIQGSSGKMYKMSEAIDDMEAYTKLTDNIFEQILYSSNPNLSEAQTIMKNILCRKLYKCVGQTIPEKALNLTEEALAKEVAESKPDDTEVVLKAEDFIVSVFGIDYGKKEKNPIDNVYFYCKHNPTEAFQIRKEQVSKLLPDRFSEEHIILYCRQTDKLADAKKYFQQWCKTKNLKPRDANVLVQELTPAKKTQNEEQGDAEEKVRVKKALF, encoded by the exons ATGAGCCAGGGCTATCAA GTGTTTAATGACCCAATCCATGGTCACATCAAGCTGCAACCCCTGCTAGTGAAGATCATCGATACTCCTCAGTTCCAGAGACTGCGGTATATTAAACAGCTGGGAGGAGCCTACTTTGTGTTTCCTGGAGCTTCACACAACCGATTTGAACACTCAGTAGG tgttGGATATTTAGCAGGTTGTCTCATTAAAACTCTAAGTGAAAAACAGCCAGAGCTTGGCATCACGGAAGAAGACATCCTGTGTGTTCAGATCGCTGGCTTGTGCCATGACTTgg GTCACGGCCCATTTTCTCATCTGTTTGACCGAATGTTTATCCCAAGGGTCCGTCCTGAACTGAAATGGGAG CATGAGATTGCATCAGTGAAAATGTTTGAGCATCTGGTGAAGGAGAATAACCTGGAGGATATGATGATGAAAGATTATGGTCTTTCTAACAAAGACCTTGAATTTATCAAAGAACAAATTGCAGGACCTTTGAAACCCTCTGCACAAAACAAG TGGCCCTACAGTGGAAGACCTGAGGAAAAGTCCTTCTTGTATGAGATTGTGGCAAATAAGAGGACTGGCATTGATGTGGACAAGTGGGATTATTTCGCAAG AGACTCATATCACCTGGGACTCAAGAACATCCCAGACTACCAGCGTTTCCTAAAAATGGCCAGAGTGTGTGAGGTCAATGGGAAGAAGATCATCTGTGCCAGAGACAAG GAAGTCCATGATTTATATGACATGTTTCACACAAGACACTCCCTACACCGCAGAGCCTATCAGCACAAAGTGACCAAGATCATTGAGGAAAT GATAACAGAAGCCTTGGTCAAAGCCGATCCTTACATTCTGATCCAGGGATCCTCTGGAAAGATGTACAAAATGTCAGAGGCCATAGATGACATGGAGGCCTACACCAAGCTCACAG ATAACATCTTTGAGCAGATCCTGTACTCCTCTAATCCAAACCTGTCCGAAGCTCAAACCATCATGAAGAATATTCTCTGCAGAAAATTGTACAAGTGTGTGGGACAGACGATACCTGAAAAAGCTCTTAATTTGACAGAG gaAGCATTGGCCAAAGAAGTGGCTGAGTCCAAACCTGATGACACTGAGGTTGTCCTGAAAGCTGAAGATTTCATAGTCAGC GTATTTGGTATTGATTATGGCAAGAAGGAGAAAAACCCCATCGACAACGTCTACTTCTACTGCAAGCACAACCCCACTGAAGCCTTTCAGATCCGCAAGGAACAG GTGTCCAAACTGCTGCCGGACAGATTTTCTGAGGAGCACATCATTCTTtactgcagacagacagataaactgGCAGATGCAAAGAAATACTTTCAGCAGTGGTGTAAGACGAAGAATTTGAAACCTCGG GATGCTAATGTTTTAGTTCAAGAACTTACTCCTGCCAAGAAAACTCAAAATGAAGAACAAGGAGATGCAGAGGAAAAAGTTCGGGTAAAGAAAGCCCTCTTTTAA